The Chryseolinea soli nucleotide sequence TTTTGGCCGCTTCAACCTGCGCACGGTTCAGCAGACGGGCCGGCCTTGCGTGAAGGCAGAGATCCATTTGAACTATGCCGATGGCACCCGCGAAGTGATCGGCACCGATGCTTCGTGGCAAACGACCAACGGCCCCATCGTGCGCAACAATGTTTACCTGGGCGAGCACTACGACGCGCGCCTGGAAGTGAAGGGTTGGAGTGGGCTGAAGGCACCGGGCAACACATGGAAAAATGCAACCTTAGCCGAAGGCCCGGCCGGCACGCTGCACGCTCAATTGCAGCCCCCGATCCGCATCACCCGCACGCTAAAGCCCACCCGGATCCTTGAAATAAAACCCGGTGTCTACATTGCCGACATGGGTCAGAATTTTGCCGGTGTGGCCCGCGTCACCGTGAAAGGAAAGAAGGGAACCAAGATCAGCCTGCGCTACGGCGAGGCCTTGCTCCCCGATGGCACATTGAATTATCTCACCACCGTAGCCGGCCAGTTGAAAGCCCTCTGGAACATGAACGGCGGCCCGGGCGCACCGGCCACGGCCTGGCAGGAAGACAGCTACACGCTGAAGGGCGAAGGCACCGAGACCTGGTCGCCCCGCTTCACCTTCCATGGCTTTCGTTATGTGGAGATCACCGGGTGGCCCGGCAAACCAACGCCCGACAACATCGAGGGCCTGCGTATGAATGCCGACCTGACCCGCAACGGCGAGTTCACCTGTTCCAACGACATGTTCAACAAAATACACGAAGCCATCCAATGGACTTTTCTGAGCAACGTGTTTAGCGTGCAATCCGATTGTCCCGGCCGTGAAAAGATGGGCTATGGTGCCGACATGGTGGTGACAGCAAACGCCTTTATGTACAACTTCGACATGAGTAACTTCTACACCAAGGCCGTGCACGATTTCGCCAACGAGCAGCGACCCGAAGGCGGCATCACCGAAACGGCCCCCTACACCGGCATCGCCGACAAAGGCCTGGGCGATGAGTCGGGCCCGCTGGGATGGCAGCTCGGTTTTCCTTACCTGCAGGAACAACTCTATGAATTTTATGGCGACGAGCGCATCATCGCCACGCAATACGACAACGTGGTCCGGCAAATGACCTTCCTCCAAGCCAAAGCCATCGACGGCCTCTTTCATTGGGACATCAGCGATCATGTGGCCATCGATCCGAAACCGGAAGCCTTCAGTGCCTCGGCGTTCTATTATCATCACGCATTGCTGGCGGCGAAGTTTGCGGGCATCTTGAAAAAAGCTGATGATTCTGTGAAGTATGCCAAGCTGGCCGGACAGATCAAGCAACGCATCGTGGAGAAATACCTGGTGCCACATACGGGCCGGTTCGACAACAGCACACAGTCGGCACAGCTGTTTGCCTTGTGGTATGACTTGTCGCCGGAGAAGGAGAAAACATGGGAAGTGTTGATGAGCGAGTTTGCGCGTCATCAGGATCACGTGGCGTCGGGCATCTTTGGTGTCAAAATGATGTTTGATGTGCTGCGGCAAAGCGGGCAGAATGAAGTGGCGTATCGCATTGCCAATCAAAAAGATTATCCCGGGTGGGGATTTATGTTGAAGGAAGGTGCTACTACCTTGTGGGAGTCGTGGGAATATCCCGACAACGCGCCCTCGCAAAACCATCCCATGTTCGGCTCCATCGACGAGTGGTTCTATCGCTCGCTGCTGGGCATCAACCCGCTGGCACCCGGGTTCCGCAAAATACAGATCAAGCCGCAGCCGGCGGGCGACCTCACGTGGGCAAAGGGAAGTTACACCTCCGTCCAGGGAAAGATTGTGAGTGAATGGAAAAAAGAGGAAAACCGTTTTCAGCTCACGGTGTCTATACCCGCCAACACCCGTGGCGAAGTGTGGATCCCGTTCGCGCCCGGCAGTGACCTGAAAGAGAACGGCACCATCATCGGTAAGGAAGGCATGTCGAAGCACGTGCGTTATGTGAACGGCTATGGTGTGGTAGAGATCACCAGCGGCGACTACGTCTTTGAAGCGACAACCCATAATTAAGATCCATCCCAAAACAAAGAACGCATGAAATACATACTCCCCATCCTGCTGCTGGCCACTTCGATACTTCAGGCTCAAACGCCCCCGCGACTCATCGTGCGCGGGGATGACATGGGCTTTTCGCACGCGGGCAACGAGGCTTTGATAAAGAGTTATAAGGAAGGCATCGAAACCTCCATTGAAGTGATCGTGCCTTCGCCCTGGTTCCCGGAAGCGGTGAAACTGCTGCGCGACAACCCGGCCGTTGACGTGGGCATTCACATTGCCCTGACCAGCGAATGGGAAAACATAAAATACCGCCCCGTGTCGGCGTGCCCTAGCCTGACGGATGCCGACGGCTATTTCTATCCCATGATCTGGCCCAACAAG carries:
- a CDS encoding family 78 glycoside hydrolase catalytic domain; amino-acid sequence: MKTLISFLLAFLLVSASFAQRTSLLQPAHLTCEYQNNPLGIDTGTPRLGWNFQTAARDQYQTAYEIMVRQEGGQSTVWSTGKVMQNGNTQIDYEGEPLLPFTRYYWKVRTYDAHDQPSGWSDEAWFETAMLKTSDWQARWIDNGSTLPARDEDFYKDDPMPLFRKTLNVQKKLASARLYISGLGYYEAYLNEKKISDHVLDPGWTTYKKEALYVTHDITVMLKPGQNAIGVMLGNGWWDPLPLRLFGRFNLRTVQQTGRPCVKAEIHLNYADGTREVIGTDASWQTTNGPIVRNNVYLGEHYDARLEVKGWSGLKAPGNTWKNATLAEGPAGTLHAQLQPPIRITRTLKPTRILEIKPGVYIADMGQNFAGVARVTVKGKKGTKISLRYGEALLPDGTLNYLTTVAGQLKALWNMNGGPGAPATAWQEDSYTLKGEGTETWSPRFTFHGFRYVEITGWPGKPTPDNIEGLRMNADLTRNGEFTCSNDMFNKIHEAIQWTFLSNVFSVQSDCPGREKMGYGADMVVTANAFMYNFDMSNFYTKAVHDFANEQRPEGGITETAPYTGIADKGLGDESGPLGWQLGFPYLQEQLYEFYGDERIIATQYDNVVRQMTFLQAKAIDGLFHWDISDHVAIDPKPEAFSASAFYYHHALLAAKFAGILKKADDSVKYAKLAGQIKQRIVEKYLVPHTGRFDNSTQSAQLFALWYDLSPEKEKTWEVLMSEFARHQDHVASGIFGVKMMFDVLRQSGQNEVAYRIANQKDYPGWGFMLKEGATTLWESWEYPDNAPSQNHPMFGSIDEWFYRSLLGINPLAPGFRKIQIKPQPAGDLTWAKGSYTSVQGKIVSEWKKEENRFQLTVSIPANTRGEVWIPFAPGSDLKENGTIIGKEGMSKHVRYVNGYGVVEITSGDYVFEATTHN